A region of Ochotona princeps isolate mOchPri1 chromosome 9, mOchPri1.hap1, whole genome shotgun sequence DNA encodes the following proteins:
- the LOC131481165 gene encoding nibrin-like isoform X3 gives MWKLLPAAGPAREPYRLLTGTEYIVGRKNCAILIEDDQSISRNHAVLTAHFAVTDLSQTDEIPVLTIKDNSKYGTFVNEEKMQNKLPQTLKTGDRVTFGVFESKFRVEYEPLVACSSCLDVSGKTALNQAVLQLGGITVNSWTKECTHLVMMSVKVTIKTICALICGCPIVKPEYFTEFLKAVQSKKQPPQLESFYPPIDEPAIGNNNIDLSRRQERKEIFKGKTFVFLNAKQYKKLSSAVVFGGGEARLITEENEEDDSFFSAPGTCVIDIAITSTQMVIPDSQRKWIHSIMELLRRQGLRPIPEAEIGLAVIFVAAENYCDPQHQPHLGVKTTTPGPSLSQALLVDEKLRPSIPVNTTTSVVDTESEQVDTCMDLSERPKEIQMCRLEEKSVTLPQERSIVREPPQTGSHNTGSNALERKKTSDSQGSPTKFAGEHKGRKWASAQQTNSIKNYFQPFPKKRERDEEDQEMSSSKSARIEMSCSLLEQTQPAPVLLWENTQQHLSQNEPLDKKTEHLILVNNFKSDVKNSAHQSLCPEKLITKKRKEMDDRAIEDEVLEELLKNTKPELEMQVNAPKQEENVNMRKRTKMDLETGSTRNDETAPERDKGSNDDELREDGEVLPRKLLLTEFRSLVVSSTSRNMSGVNIDYGQLKNFKKFKKVTFPGAGRMPHIIGGSDLIAHNARKNTELEEWLRQEMEVQIQHAKEESLADDLFRYNPNAKRRR, from the exons ATGTGGAAGCTACTCCCGGCCGCGGGCCCAGCCCGAG aACCGTACAGACTTTTGACTGGCACTGAGTACATCGTTGGAAGGAAAAACTGTGCTATACTAATTGAAGATGATCAGTCTATCAGTCGAAATCATGCAGTGTTAACCGCTCATTTTGCTGTGACCGACTTG AGTCAAACTGATGAAATCCCTGTATTGACAATCAAAGATAATTCTAAATATGGTACCTTTGTTAATgaggaaaaaatgcaaaataagctTCCCCAAACTTTGAAGACAGGGGATAGAGTCACCTTTGGAGTGTTTGAAAGTAAATTCAG GGTGGAGTATGAGCCTTTGGTTGCTTGTTCTTCTTGTTtagatgtgtctgggaaaactgCTCTAAATCAAGCTGTATTGCAACTTGGAGGAATCACTGTAAACAGTTGGACAAAAGAATGTACTCACCTTGTCATGATGTCAGTGAAAGTCACCATTAAA acGATTTGTGCACTCATTTGTGGATGCCCTATTGTCAAGCCAGAGTATTTTACTGAATTTCTCAAAGCAGTTCAGTCCAAGAAACAACCTCCAcaattggaaag TTTTTACCCACCTATTGATGAACCAGCTATTGGAAATAATAATATTGATCTGTCGAGGCGGCAGGAAAGAAAAGAGATCTTCAAAGGAAAAACTTTCGTATTTTTAAATGCCAAGCAG taTAAGAAACTAAGTTCAGCAGTTGTTTTTGGAGGTGGAGAAGCGAGGTTgataacagaagaaaatgaagaagatgaTAGCTTCTTTTCAGCTCCTGGGACGTGTGTTATTGATATAGCAATAACCAGTACACAAATGGTAATTCCTGACTCTCAGAGAAAATGGATTCACTCAATTATGGAGCTGCTTCGGAG ACAGGGTCTTCGACCTATTCCTGAAGCAGAAATTGGATTGGCAGTTATTTTCGTGGCTGCAGAGAATTATTGTGATCCTCAGCACCAGCCCCATTTAG GAGTAAAGACAACGACTCCAGGGCCAAGCCTTTCACAAGCCTTGTTGGTTGATGAAAAACTAAGGCCAAGTATCCCAGTGAACACTACAACGTCTGTCGTTGACACAGAGTCAGAGCAAGTAGATACGTG TATGGATTTGAGTGAAAGGCCAAAAGAAATCCAGATGTGCAGATTGGAAGAAAAGTCTGTAACACTTCCACAGGAAAGATCCATTGTAAGGGAGCCTCCCCAAACAGGTTCTCATAATACAGGATCAAATGCTCTGGAAAGGAAGAAAACGTCAGACTCTCAAGGTTCACCCACAAAGTTTGCAGGTGAACATAAAGGTAGAAAATGGGCTTCTGCGCAGCAGACTAACTCCATCAAAAACTACTTTCAACCATTTCCTAAAAAAAG ggaaagagatgaagaagatcAAGAAATGTCTTCATCCAAGTCAGCACGAATAGAAATGTCTTGTTCTCTTCTAGAACAAACCCAACCTGCCCCAGTCTTACTATGGGAAAATACACAGCAGCATCTATCTCAGAATGAGCCTCTTGACAAAAAAACAGAGCACTTGATTCTAGTGAACAATTTCAAATCTGATGTGAAAAATTCTGCTCATCAGTCTCTTTGCCCGGAAAAGCTAATaactaaaaagagaaaagaaatggatgaTCGGGCCATAGAAGATGAAGTCTTGGAAGAGTTATTGAAGAACACAAAACCAGAGTTGGAAATGCAAGTGAATGCTCCTAAGCAAGAGGAAAATGTCAATATGAGGAAAAGGACCAAGATGGATCTGGAAACAGGCAGCACTCGCAATGATGAAACAGCACCAGAAAGAGACAAAGGATCT AACGATGATGAACTTCGGGAAGATGGCGAGGTGCTTCCAAGAAAGCTGTTACTGACTGAATTTAGATCATTGGTGGTTAGCTCCACTTCCAGAAATATGTCAGGTGTAAATATTGATTATGGTCAACTGAAGAATTTCAAGAAATTCAAAAAG GTCACGTTTCCCGGAGCAGGAAGAATGCCACACATCATTGGAGGATCAGATCTAATAGCTCATAATGCTCGAAAGAATACGGAGTTAGAAGAGTGGCTAAGGCAGGAGATGGAG
- the LOC131481165 gene encoding nibrin-like isoform X1, with protein MWKLLPAAGPAREPYRLLTGTEYIVGRKNCAILIEDDQSISRNHAVLTAHFAVTDLSQTDEIPVLTIKDNSKYGTFVNEEKMQNKLPQTLKTGDRVTFGVFESKFRVEYEPLVACSSCLDVSGKTALNQAVLQLGGITVNSWTKECTHLVMMSVKVTIKTICALICGCPIVKPEYFTEFLKAVQSKKQPPQLESFYPPIDEPAIGNNNIDLSRRQERKEIFKGKTFVFLNAKQYKKLSSAVVFGGGEARLITEENEEDDSFFSAPGTCVIDIAITSTQMVIPDSQRKWIHSIMELLRRQGLRPIPEAEIGLAVIFVAAENYCDPQHQPHLGVKTTTPGPSLSQALLVDEKLRPSIPVNTTTSVVDTESEQVDTCMDLSERPKEIQMCRLEEKSVTLPQERSIVREPPQTGSHNTGSNALERKKTSDSQGSPTKFAGEHKGRKWASAQQTNSIKNYFQPFPKKRERDEEDQEMSSSKSARIEMSCSLLEQTQPAPVLLWENTQQHLSQNEPLDKKTEHLILVNNFKSDVKNSAHQSLCPEKLITKKRKEMDDRAIEDEVLEELLKNTKPELEMQVNAPKQEENVNMRKRTKMDLETGSTRNDETAPERDKGSQESEIGKKCDLKQESLWSVKEVSIKEEAHNDDELREDGEVLPRKLLLTEFRSLVVSSTSRNMSGVNIDYGQLKNFKKFKKVTFPGAGRMPHIIGGSDLIAHNARKNTELEEWLRQEMEVQIQHAKEESLADDLFRYNPNAKRRR; from the exons ATGTGGAAGCTACTCCCGGCCGCGGGCCCAGCCCGAG aACCGTACAGACTTTTGACTGGCACTGAGTACATCGTTGGAAGGAAAAACTGTGCTATACTAATTGAAGATGATCAGTCTATCAGTCGAAATCATGCAGTGTTAACCGCTCATTTTGCTGTGACCGACTTG AGTCAAACTGATGAAATCCCTGTATTGACAATCAAAGATAATTCTAAATATGGTACCTTTGTTAATgaggaaaaaatgcaaaataagctTCCCCAAACTTTGAAGACAGGGGATAGAGTCACCTTTGGAGTGTTTGAAAGTAAATTCAG GGTGGAGTATGAGCCTTTGGTTGCTTGTTCTTCTTGTTtagatgtgtctgggaaaactgCTCTAAATCAAGCTGTATTGCAACTTGGAGGAATCACTGTAAACAGTTGGACAAAAGAATGTACTCACCTTGTCATGATGTCAGTGAAAGTCACCATTAAA acGATTTGTGCACTCATTTGTGGATGCCCTATTGTCAAGCCAGAGTATTTTACTGAATTTCTCAAAGCAGTTCAGTCCAAGAAACAACCTCCAcaattggaaag TTTTTACCCACCTATTGATGAACCAGCTATTGGAAATAATAATATTGATCTGTCGAGGCGGCAGGAAAGAAAAGAGATCTTCAAAGGAAAAACTTTCGTATTTTTAAATGCCAAGCAG taTAAGAAACTAAGTTCAGCAGTTGTTTTTGGAGGTGGAGAAGCGAGGTTgataacagaagaaaatgaagaagatgaTAGCTTCTTTTCAGCTCCTGGGACGTGTGTTATTGATATAGCAATAACCAGTACACAAATGGTAATTCCTGACTCTCAGAGAAAATGGATTCACTCAATTATGGAGCTGCTTCGGAG ACAGGGTCTTCGACCTATTCCTGAAGCAGAAATTGGATTGGCAGTTATTTTCGTGGCTGCAGAGAATTATTGTGATCCTCAGCACCAGCCCCATTTAG GAGTAAAGACAACGACTCCAGGGCCAAGCCTTTCACAAGCCTTGTTGGTTGATGAAAAACTAAGGCCAAGTATCCCAGTGAACACTACAACGTCTGTCGTTGACACAGAGTCAGAGCAAGTAGATACGTG TATGGATTTGAGTGAAAGGCCAAAAGAAATCCAGATGTGCAGATTGGAAGAAAAGTCTGTAACACTTCCACAGGAAAGATCCATTGTAAGGGAGCCTCCCCAAACAGGTTCTCATAATACAGGATCAAATGCTCTGGAAAGGAAGAAAACGTCAGACTCTCAAGGTTCACCCACAAAGTTTGCAGGTGAACATAAAGGTAGAAAATGGGCTTCTGCGCAGCAGACTAACTCCATCAAAAACTACTTTCAACCATTTCCTAAAAAAAG ggaaagagatgaagaagatcAAGAAATGTCTTCATCCAAGTCAGCACGAATAGAAATGTCTTGTTCTCTTCTAGAACAAACCCAACCTGCCCCAGTCTTACTATGGGAAAATACACAGCAGCATCTATCTCAGAATGAGCCTCTTGACAAAAAAACAGAGCACTTGATTCTAGTGAACAATTTCAAATCTGATGTGAAAAATTCTGCTCATCAGTCTCTTTGCCCGGAAAAGCTAATaactaaaaagagaaaagaaatggatgaTCGGGCCATAGAAGATGAAGTCTTGGAAGAGTTATTGAAGAACACAAAACCAGAGTTGGAAATGCAAGTGAATGCTCCTAAGCAAGAGGAAAATGTCAATATGAGGAAAAGGACCAAGATGGATCTGGAAACAGGCAGCACTCGCAATGATGAAACAGCACCAGAAAGAGACAAAGGATCT CAAGAAAGTGAAATTGGGAAGAAGTGTGATCTCAAACAAGAATCACTGTGGTCAGTCAAAGAAGTGTCCATCAAAGAAGAAGCTCAC AACGATGATGAACTTCGGGAAGATGGCGAGGTGCTTCCAAGAAAGCTGTTACTGACTGAATTTAGATCATTGGTGGTTAGCTCCACTTCCAGAAATATGTCAGGTGTAAATATTGATTATGGTCAACTGAAGAATTTCAAGAAATTCAAAAAG GTCACGTTTCCCGGAGCAGGAAGAATGCCACACATCATTGGAGGATCAGATCTAATAGCTCATAATGCTCGAAAGAATACGGAGTTAGAAGAGTGGCTAAGGCAGGAGATGGAG
- the LOC131481165 gene encoding nibrin-like isoform X2 gives MWKLLPAAGPAREPYRLLTGTEYIVGRKNCAILIEDDQSISRNHAVLTAHFAVTDLSQTDEIPVLTIKDNSKYGTFVNEEKMQNKLPQTLKTGDRVTFGVFESKFRVEYEPLVACSSCLDVSGKTALNQAVLQLGGITVNSWTKECTHLVMMSVKVTIKTICALICGCPIVKPEYFTEFLKAVQSKKQPPQLESFYPPIDEPAIGNNNIDLSRRQERKEIFKGKTFVFLNAKQYKKLSSAVVFGGGEARLITEENEEDDSFFSAPGTCVIDIAITSTQMVIPDSQRKWIHSIMELLRRQGLRPIPEAEIGLAVIFVAAENYCDPQHQPHLGVKTTTPGPSLSQALLVDEKLRPSIPVNTTTSVVDTESEQVDTCMDLSERPKEIQMCRLEEKSVTLPQERSIVREPPQTGSHNTGSNALERKKTSDSQGSPTKFAGEHKGRKWASAQQTNSIKNYFQPFPKKRERDEEDQEMSSSKSARIEMSCSLLEQTQPAPVLLWENTQQHLSQNEPLDKKTEHLILVNNFKSDVKNSAHQSLCPEKLITKKRKEMDDRAIEDEVLEELLKNTKPELEMQVNAPKQEENVNMRKRTKMDLETGSTRNDETAPERDKGSQESEIGKKCDLKQESLWSVKEVSIKEEAHNDDELREDGEVLPRKLLLTEFRSLVVSSTSRNMSGVNIDYGQLKNFKKFKKVTFPGAGRMPHIIGGSDLIAHNARKNTELEEWLRQEMELLSSVLVGANSARQGRITC, from the exons ATGTGGAAGCTACTCCCGGCCGCGGGCCCAGCCCGAG aACCGTACAGACTTTTGACTGGCACTGAGTACATCGTTGGAAGGAAAAACTGTGCTATACTAATTGAAGATGATCAGTCTATCAGTCGAAATCATGCAGTGTTAACCGCTCATTTTGCTGTGACCGACTTG AGTCAAACTGATGAAATCCCTGTATTGACAATCAAAGATAATTCTAAATATGGTACCTTTGTTAATgaggaaaaaatgcaaaataagctTCCCCAAACTTTGAAGACAGGGGATAGAGTCACCTTTGGAGTGTTTGAAAGTAAATTCAG GGTGGAGTATGAGCCTTTGGTTGCTTGTTCTTCTTGTTtagatgtgtctgggaaaactgCTCTAAATCAAGCTGTATTGCAACTTGGAGGAATCACTGTAAACAGTTGGACAAAAGAATGTACTCACCTTGTCATGATGTCAGTGAAAGTCACCATTAAA acGATTTGTGCACTCATTTGTGGATGCCCTATTGTCAAGCCAGAGTATTTTACTGAATTTCTCAAAGCAGTTCAGTCCAAGAAACAACCTCCAcaattggaaag TTTTTACCCACCTATTGATGAACCAGCTATTGGAAATAATAATATTGATCTGTCGAGGCGGCAGGAAAGAAAAGAGATCTTCAAAGGAAAAACTTTCGTATTTTTAAATGCCAAGCAG taTAAGAAACTAAGTTCAGCAGTTGTTTTTGGAGGTGGAGAAGCGAGGTTgataacagaagaaaatgaagaagatgaTAGCTTCTTTTCAGCTCCTGGGACGTGTGTTATTGATATAGCAATAACCAGTACACAAATGGTAATTCCTGACTCTCAGAGAAAATGGATTCACTCAATTATGGAGCTGCTTCGGAG ACAGGGTCTTCGACCTATTCCTGAAGCAGAAATTGGATTGGCAGTTATTTTCGTGGCTGCAGAGAATTATTGTGATCCTCAGCACCAGCCCCATTTAG GAGTAAAGACAACGACTCCAGGGCCAAGCCTTTCACAAGCCTTGTTGGTTGATGAAAAACTAAGGCCAAGTATCCCAGTGAACACTACAACGTCTGTCGTTGACACAGAGTCAGAGCAAGTAGATACGTG TATGGATTTGAGTGAAAGGCCAAAAGAAATCCAGATGTGCAGATTGGAAGAAAAGTCTGTAACACTTCCACAGGAAAGATCCATTGTAAGGGAGCCTCCCCAAACAGGTTCTCATAATACAGGATCAAATGCTCTGGAAAGGAAGAAAACGTCAGACTCTCAAGGTTCACCCACAAAGTTTGCAGGTGAACATAAAGGTAGAAAATGGGCTTCTGCGCAGCAGACTAACTCCATCAAAAACTACTTTCAACCATTTCCTAAAAAAAG ggaaagagatgaagaagatcAAGAAATGTCTTCATCCAAGTCAGCACGAATAGAAATGTCTTGTTCTCTTCTAGAACAAACCCAACCTGCCCCAGTCTTACTATGGGAAAATACACAGCAGCATCTATCTCAGAATGAGCCTCTTGACAAAAAAACAGAGCACTTGATTCTAGTGAACAATTTCAAATCTGATGTGAAAAATTCTGCTCATCAGTCTCTTTGCCCGGAAAAGCTAATaactaaaaagagaaaagaaatggatgaTCGGGCCATAGAAGATGAAGTCTTGGAAGAGTTATTGAAGAACACAAAACCAGAGTTGGAAATGCAAGTGAATGCTCCTAAGCAAGAGGAAAATGTCAATATGAGGAAAAGGACCAAGATGGATCTGGAAACAGGCAGCACTCGCAATGATGAAACAGCACCAGAAAGAGACAAAGGATCT CAAGAAAGTGAAATTGGGAAGAAGTGTGATCTCAAACAAGAATCACTGTGGTCAGTCAAAGAAGTGTCCATCAAAGAAGAAGCTCAC AACGATGATGAACTTCGGGAAGATGGCGAGGTGCTTCCAAGAAAGCTGTTACTGACTGAATTTAGATCATTGGTGGTTAGCTCCACTTCCAGAAATATGTCAGGTGTAAATATTGATTATGGTCAACTGAAGAATTTCAAGAAATTCAAAAAG GTCACGTTTCCCGGAGCAGGAAGAATGCCACACATCATTGGAGGATCAGATCTAATAGCTCATAATGCTCGAAAGAATACGGAGTTAGAAGAGTGGCTAAGGCAGGAGATGGAG